The nucleotide window CTTGCAGTTGCTCTTAGGAGAAAATCCTGTACGTTTTTCAAGTGCGTGTGCTGTAAGCCCACAGCTCTCGggaggctgcagcagcccagagcaTGTGCTCACGTACTCCTGCCTAGGAAGTTTTGTCCTGAACTATGGAAGCACTGTAGGGATATCTGCCTGCCAGCGGGGTTTGCTTGGCCAGTTGAGGTGAGCGCTGAGGCTGGAGCTGGAAACTGCTGCTACAACCAaatcgcagaatcatctaggttggaaaaaaccttgaagatgatccagtccaaccattaacctcacactgaccgttctcaactccaccagatccctcagcgctgagtcaacccgactcttcaacccctccagggatggggactccacccctgccctgggcagcccattccaacacccagcaaccccttctggaaagaaatacttcctaagagccagtctgaccctgccctggtgcagcttgaggccattccctcttgtcctggcgcttgttacttggttcaagagactcatccccacctctctgcaccctcctttcagggagttgtagagggccatgaggtctcccctcagcctcctcttctccagactaaacccccccagttccctcagccgctccccatcagacctgtgctccagaccctgcaccagcttcgttgcccttctctggacacgctcgagtcattcaatgtcctttttgtagtgaggggcccaaaactgaacacagtaatcgaggtgcggcctcaccagtgccgagtccaggggtaagatcccttccctgtccctgctggccatgctatttctgatacaaaaatTACAAAATCGCGACTGAGATAAAGGCTCTTTTGTCCTGGCTGctcacaggagcagcagcagctgctcagcatATCACTTTGAGATATTCTGAGTGTGCGCATGCATTTGAGAGCCTCTGTCTTAGCAGATTTTCCCACACGTGCTTATCTCTGGGTCTTCCAGATGGCTTCTTGCTCTCCCTGATGGCTGCATTCTGTTCACATAACAGCTGTGGGCCAGTTTCTGGGTTTACTTCTGGGTTCTGTTagtgaaaatatttgtgtttgttcTGGAATAATTATGGTTGATCACTGTAACTGCTGCCTTGgactttaaaaactaaaatgtatatatttaatcTCAGGCGGTAAAGTAGCAGTTTACGGAATGCTCAGTCTTCCTGTGCTTTACTGGCACTGTGGAATTTTTACCATGCTTTTCAATAAAACAATTTCAGTTTTGCCCTGGGAATGATGCTAGCTATAAGTTTCAATTTTTCTTAGCTCTTTCACTTTCTTTAAATGTGATTGCTAAGTCCTGCTACTGTTTGAAAATTGTTCCAGTGAGTTAGTTGCTATCTCTTTTCATTTGAGTTCACTTTCTTATTAAGTCGTATTTTGACTGGCAGTGTGATCACTTCCAGGCATTCAAAAGCAGCGAGTTAAACTTCTGAAAGGAATGCAATGCAAGGAAAATACTGGAACAAGAGCAGTCGGTGGTTGTTTTGTCTGGTGATTTTTTGCATCCTGTAAAAGAGACCCAAGTACACCTAATATGAATAATTATATCAAGCTTAGACAAAATGCATGTGTGACTTAGAGGGACATTATGTTtggatggtttgggtttttttgtccacTTGAGTTTTGAGACTTTGCCAGTCTGTCcatttctgtatattttcctgTTCGTTGTCTGCTTGCCTGACATAGATCTGCATCGCTCTCAAATGTTCCTTTCTAGTAATCACTTCATGTTCTTTTTGTGCTCTCCTTAGTTCTTCTACACAGCACATTCACTCATAACAAGCAGAGAGAATCCCTGTCTTACTTGCAAAACTCACTAAAAAGCAAGGACTGCTAATGCTTCTGTCgtaatttttttcaggttttcctgtTTCTTTGGGCGCCATCGACTGTTGCTTAGCTCTACTCACCGAAACCCTGGAGCTGCTGAGAAGTTCCTTGTCCCTCTTCTGCAAGCCGTGGTGCCAGATAGAGTGGAAGCAAGAGATATCTATAATGAAATCCTGGAAAAAATACATCACTGTCCCCTGCAGAAGGTGAGTAAATGCTCTGTGAGGTGTTTCTTGTTCGTCTGATGGGAAGAAACTCCACTggttcattctttctttcttttttcttagtaTCTGAGCCTGAACCCCCCATGCCAGGCCCCATCTCTGTCTGTAGTTTGCCGTGTGGCAGAAGAGAAGAGCTGGGAAGGCTTCAGTCCATCCCAGCTGCTCTCCCCCTTGGAGGCACAGCACATGGGCACCCAGGAGCTGAATCGCAGACTGGCCTGGTCCTACTGCACACTCTCAGCAGGAAGTTTCCAGCCCCGCCTGGTAAGTGCCTTGTTCCCATTCCTGTCTGTGTCTTGAGAGTTCCCAGTTCCCCCCATGCCTTCCGGCACTGTTTGATGCCCACCTGTCCCTCCTGTTAGGCAATGACACTGCTTTTCTCATCTGTGGTGTGTTGAACACAGGCTGATTTCGGGCTGCTCTACGCACACTTTGATTTATGGCCTTCAAAGATGGGAAGTGTTTGATGCTCTTTGCAGCTTCCTTGCTGTTGCAGATACTACTGGGTGTGCTGAGAGTCTCCTCCAGGAGCAGTTCCCTCCAGCTGCAGGACAAGAGCAGCGCCCTTCCTTGCGTGATATCCCATAAGGATGGTAGCCCCTTTGCCTGTACAGCTCTCATAGGTATGTCTCACTGAGCTGAATTTGAGAGTGCTGAGCTTTTGCTGTTCTGCCATCCAGCTCCTGAACAAGGAAGAGGAGACTTGGTATGGAGATGCTGAGCTGTCATTGCCTGGCCTCGTGACTTTAAAATGAGGAAATTGAGCTGACTGGTTTTGTGTTCTCTTTTTATTAACTCAGCTCCTTGCTCTGATGTGTTTGCAGGATCGCTCTTGCAGGTGGAAAACTATCAGCTTGTAGTGGAGAGATTCCTTCAGACTGATTTTCCCTCCTGGGAGCACCTGGCAAATCTGGAGcatgtgagggaaaaaaaacccaggtgaGTCCCTTTATTCAGTGCACAAGTCAAATCATCACTCTCCAGTTTTACAGCTATTTTGGACGATGGTAAAGCTGCTTATCAGCATAGTATCTGTCCTTTGCTGTTGGCAGAAAAGGTCATCTTTATCAGCAACAAACCCACTGTCTCCATTTTGTTCAGAATACACCCAGAATTTCACAGCTACCTTTTGTTGTTTCAGTGTCTACGTGCAGTTCTGCTTTGAGGATGTTCAGGTTCTCCATGCTGCTGAAGGACAAATCCAGAAAGCCCTTAGGAGTGGAAACAGCTCTTCTTTGAGGAGGAAGGCTGATGGCAGCTTAACATCTGAGCTGGACACCCCAAAGGCAAAAATGCTGAAATTGGAGGATCCTAAGCCAGATACTCACCGAGATGAGAACTGTCAGGGAGACCAGAGAAGCGCTGGAAGAACCAGCTGTGTATCTCGCCTATTCGTGGTTACCCAGAAAGAGGGTCTTATGTTACGCAATTATCAACTACACAGAGAAGAAGATGGAGAAGGATGGGAGCTGCAGTGCAGTTTCCAATCCACGGTGTTGTGGCTGGGCAGACCTCAGCTCTGGAGCCACGCCAGAGAAACTGGGAATCTACCAGAGCTGGAGGAGACTGGCTGCGATGGAGAAGAGGACCTGACACGGCAAGAAGTGAGGCAGGAGGCAGTTTTGGGGTGTGATTTGTTGAGGCTGGGAGCTGGCTTCTCAAATAATTATGTAGATTCCTAATCAATGGGAAAATGATTTTTGTGTTGGATACAGATATATGTTTATGCAGGCAACTTTCTTGTGCCACCCCACGGGAGTTGCATTTCCTCTCTGTCACATTTCTGTAAATGCATCTACCTTCTCATACCCTTGATGGTGCTAACCTTACTTCTCAATCAAGATATCCTCTGCTGGGcttgctctctccttcctgtatTATCAATTTCCTACCTTTTTCCTAACATTTCTCAtcaccttttctctctcttccctcccctcccccgccaGGTACTGCTGCTCTTTATGGGAAAGTCTCTACGATGGTTTCCATTTCTGCACCTGGATGGGCTGTATCGCTTCATTGTGCCCTGCTGCTCGGTAAGAGAGAGGTTGTCTTGCTGTTTCCTCTTGGAGACTTTTTCTGAACTGCCACGTGGGAGTCGAGGAGTCAGAGGGTGACTAAACTCTTTTCGAGGCTTGGAATTCCCGTCCATCTTGCCAAGGAACTGCTTCAgttctgtgtttgtttaaaattctcagagctctgacttcagtggatttttaaatttttttttctttaaaccatcATCCTTCAGTGGCCCTTTTTTCCCATATAGCTTTCATCTCCTTCCTTTAATAGTCTTTTTTCTTGCCTTATCGCTCTTCTCTCAGGACTTGGAAGTGTTTGACAAGCTCTGTTTTCCACCTGTGCCAGCAAAGTTCCTGAGCAGGTCATCCTGCCCACTGTGCCTGCCTGTCCAAGATACCTGGCACTTACAGCATGAGACATGGATCTCCTCTCTGACGGAGCGCCAGGTATGCGGTGCCTTATTGCTTGGGCTTTCATGGGCAACTTGTAGAGCTCTCCAGAGCTAGCCAGAAAATTGTCGATACGGAATGTCTTGTTTATGAGACTGTTCTGCTCCAAGCTCCATCGGAGGCTGCTGCTGGGCTTCACATTTTCCTGCCTCAGAATTAATCTGGGGAGGAAGTGTCAGTTGTTTGACGTAGCTCTAAGCACGCAGAGCTTGCCTTTACTGCTCTGGCTGGGGACACCTATAAACTGCAATCCATCTCAGGCTGTGTCTCCCCCACTTCTAGCTGGCAGCGAGGTCGGTGCTGACAGGCATGGACCAGAGAATTTCCTCCATTCCAGAAATACTTCACAACAGGTATGTTGGTCTGCCCCAAATTACCTGTGGCTATGTCTTTGGGGAATGTGTCTGTATTCCTCGTTATTGGAGACAGTACTACATTAAACAGTGATGAATTATCCACCCTAGGAATATGGTTTGGAAATCTTCCTGTGTGCAAGTAGTCCAGACTGTCCCCATCCCATTTATCAAAACTAAAGGGATAGCAGGTGACAAGACTGCAAAATGGTGTCCAGAAGTTtgagctgctgctggtgtggaCTAGGTCCCAAAGGCCTCTGCTAAATTCCTCTCAGAAGTGGAAACAGGCGCAGCAGGGAAAATGAGGCTAAATATGtgatggtttttgttttttggttgttttagcATAGACAAATATTAGGGTTAGAAGCTTTTCTGTTCAAATCACATTAATCTGGGGTGATATGTGTGCACACTGAAATCTTCACCAGTGCCTTATGGTAAACTGAGTTTTTCTTTGCTTGGCTTTTTTCtctaattaagaaaaacaattagGAGTTAAGCAGATAGGAAGGCTATaatgcttttccctttttcttcttcgCTGCTGAGCCTGAAGAAGCAGAAAGTGAGTTAAAGGGGCCTGTTGTCGCTAGGTGGGGTAGGCTGCAGCAAGCTGCCCTTGGTCCAGTAGCTCAGGTAGTCAAGGGCAGGATCCCCTGAAACCAGGCTCAGGCAACAGCACTCCACCCTGTCCTTTGTGGTGGCCTTGAAGTCAGGccttcttctgctgcctttgTCTTCAGCCCAGACAGAAATCCTGGTCTGCTCTCAGTTTCACAGGTTCCCTTGTTTCTTTCTCTGGTGAGATAGTGGAGAGGACCTTGTGTGCCTCTCCCAAGAATGAGAAGCCATCCGTGACTGTCGGCCTTCGAAAGCAGAAAGGTGAGATTGTGACGGCCTGTAAGGTAACAACAGATTGATTCTTGCTTCTTTCTGTTTCAGAGGGACAGGTCACTTGGCTAATTGTGCTCCTGTATCTGAGAATAGTGCAAGCGTGCCAGGATGTGGCATCCCATTGCACGTCAGAGGGCTGGGAAACTGTTCGCTGCATGCGTgttggggatgggaatgggaacAGTGTACCTGGAAAATGTGTGAGGTGGAAGAGTGATAGCCACTAGTGATAGTGATGGGAGGGAAAACACCTCTAGCTCAGTGACAGACTGTGCTACCTATGTGTGAGCTGACGGTGCGTGTGGTTGTGTGCCTCCTCAGGGAGTCTGCTAGCTGCTGATCACAGCCTCAAGCTCAGCGTCTCGGCTGCTCCAGACTCCAGTGTTGTGATGGACATTTACATTGCTGCCACCTACCTGCAGCATCTCTGGGGTTTGCTACCTGGAGCCAAGATCCTCTTCCAGAACTTGGAACGCAAAATCTCAAGGTACCCCTGTCTTTAGAGCCCTGATCTAGGCTGCAGCTCTGACCTCTCTTACTGTCTTTGAAACTGTCTCTTAATCTCTCTTCTCATGTGGCCTTTCCTCATCCCTTGTCCATACATTTGCGTCTCCCAATCCCTTActataaattattttcctgccaTGTTACAGATGAAGATCAGCCCAGCCATCCCAAGAAAACTCTGCGGTTTGGTTTCTACGAGCTGTTTCTGACATCTACTCTCTCATATTGCAGATTCCATAATGTTTATTGCACATACATTGCCTCCAGCTGTGTGAGCATCATATCTCTGCCAGCTTCGCACCTACCTTTTCCTTCCAGGTGAGCTCAGGGTCTGTTCTCACCTTAACAGCGTCCCGAGAAAGGTTTCTTGTTCCAAGCTTCTCGCGTTCCTGTTTCTTCTAGTCCTGCAGGAGAAGCCTCATCCCCCTCACTAGTGTTTCTATCCAGCCTGCAACCTCACCTGCAAAACCTGCCCCAGGCACGGATTTTATGCCACTTGTCCTGTGTACGGACTCTGTCCCTGCAGTGGGTTTGCTCGCTTTGCAGCAGCATCTTCAAAGAGGTATTCAAGCTCTCGCAGAGAGAATTTGTGAGAAGCCTTGAAGATTTTCTACTCTGACACATCCTTTGCTACCATGTAGAAAAAATAAGAGTTGCTACGCCAATTCCGAAATCTCTTTTTCCAGTGTCTGAAAAGGACTTGGATGATAGAAAGGGACCAGAGTGACAACTGATTAGATGTATGTGTCTGATAccaggcaggctggcagctggGACTGGGGGTGAAGTGAGGACATTGAAGGGGAGACTCCTACTCTGTTAATGCTCTGCTTTTCCCATGTTCACTGCTGTTGGGGTTCAGCACCTTGCAGCGGGTGTTTTTTCTCCCCATACCTTTTCCCAAGACGGTCATTGCAAATGCAGTGAAGTTCTTTAATCCTTTGCATATTTAATTaggggagggttaaaagaagcaGTGGCCCTTCCCCTTCTCTTACACCTGCCCATACTTAGCTGTAGCTTTACTCTTCCTTCAGGGGAGGTGCACCCGACACAGTCCACCATGTCCATCACACACAGGCGTGAGGCAAGCTAGTGCATGGTAAGCGCCGGAGGGATTGGGTGTGGGAGTTGGTGGGTAGGAGGGAACAAATTACGCCacagaggggaggggaaaaa belongs to Strix uralensis isolate ZFMK-TIS-50842 chromosome 2, bStrUra1, whole genome shotgun sequence and includes:
- the CTC1 gene encoding CST complex subunit CTC1 isoform X6 yields the protein MAQPSAAEQRWLQAARDFARRALPACEGPDGPEPPPLEAVLRCLRSASGGDLPLGYSFISISDLQRQQCMPCCSHLTWSTNEFKEWAHQGQGFLPMQSPLPRTYLILVGYLTDGRQEGNAKLVDGCLYVKDNTGIIPCELLHFELEWLESLFLFPSWSYIPQTDRSAAGYVEILADPVPVNLPKEVCDSIPVTYLASPEPLLTSRIACKKRSKLALAGELVRLGPLLCIHHKTFFFLFLKCFTSAVWVPVLVQKPNQLAWHHILQLGHRYTITSLSMSSLKKSGQRMFVTSVSSCLLPYCAEQVREQPLDSAWQGESTQSSSLEAAEQLSGSLELGVEEERPRSTKESKIISYVGTVTKILNGQAGLFLLDNKVCLCLAYQQLLNFARGLRPGACVELIDVHLLQKPLASFPFIVLGACLSSTVVLKSFSRLSTPYQPPTSSGNLYLQLLFRYNLGMPLYLWLVSLLETFEERFSCFFGRHRLLLSSTHRNPGAAEKFLVPLLQAVVPDRVEARDIYNEILEKIHHCPLQKYLSLNPPCQAPSLSVVCRVAEEKSWEGFSPSQLLSPLEAQHMGTQELNRRLAWSYCTLSAGSFQPRLILLGVLRVSSRSSSLQLQDKSSALPCVISHKDGSPFACTALIGSLLQVENYQLVVERFLQTDFPSWEHLANLEHVREKKPSVYVQFCFEDVQVLHAAEGQIQKALRSGNSSSLRRKADGSLTSELDTPKAKMLKLEDPKPDTHRDENCQGDQRSAGRTSCVSRLFVVTQKEGLMLRNYQLHREEDGEGWELQCSFQSTVLWLGRPQLWSHARETGNLPELEETGCDGEEDLTRQEVLLLFMGKSLRWFPFLHLDGLYRFIVPCCSDLEVFDKLCFPPVPAKFLSRSSCPLCLPVQDTWHLQHETWISSLTERQLAARSVLTGMDQRISSIPEILHNSFTGSLVSFSGEIVERTLCASPKNEKPSVTVGLRKQKGSLLAADHSLKLSVSAAPDSSVVMDIYIAATYLQHLWGLLPGAKILFQNLERKISRGGAPDTVHHVHHTQA
- the CTC1 gene encoding CST complex subunit CTC1 isoform X2, yielding MAAPDAGCGRDVVEDGVTTCVLLAPMRPRSLLRFISISDLQRQQCMPCCSHLTWSTNEFKEWAHQGQGFLPMQSPLPRTYLILVGYLTDGRQEGNAKLVDGCLYVKDNTGIIPCELLHFELEWLESLFLFPSWSYIPQTDRSAAGYVEILADPVPVNLPKEVCDSIPVTYLASPEPLLTSRIACKKRSKLALAGELVRLGPLLCIHHKTFFFLFLKCFTSAVWVPVLVQKPNQLAWHHILQLGHRYTITSLSMSSLKKSGQRMFVTSVSSCLLPYCAEQVREQPLDSAWQGESTQSSSLEAAEQLSGSLELGVEEERPRSTKESKIISYVGTVTKILNGQAGLFLLDNKVCLCLAYQQLLNFARGLRPGACVELIDVHLLQKPLASFPFIVLGACLSSTVVLKSFSRLSTPYQPPTSSGNLYLQLLFRYNLGMPLYLWLVSLLETFEERFSCFFGRHRLLLSSTHRNPGAAEKFLVPLLQAVVPDRVEARDIYNEILEKIHHCPLQKYLSLNPPCQAPSLSVVCRVAEEKSWEGFSPSQLLSPLEAQHMGTQELNRRLAWSYCTLSAGSFQPRLILLGVLRVSSRSSSLQLQDKSSALPCVISHKDGSPFACTALIGSLLQVENYQLVVERFLQTDFPSWEHLANLEHVREKKPSVYVQFCFEDVQVLHAAEGQIQKALRSGNSSSLRRKADGSLTSELDTPKAKMLKLEDPKPDTHRDENCQGDQRSAGRTSCVSRLFVVTQKEGLMLRNYQLHREEDGEGWELQCSFQSTVLWLGRPQLWSHARETGNLPELEETGCDGEEDLTRQEVLLLFMGKSLRWFPFLHLDGLYRFIVPCCSDLEVFDKLCFPPVPAKFLSRSSCPLCLPVQDTWHLQHETWISSLTERQLAARSVLTGMDQRISSIPEILHNSFTGSLVSFSGEIVERTLCASPKNEKPSVTVGLRKQKGSLLAADHSLKLSVSAAPDSSVVMDIYIAATYLQHLWGLLPGAKILFQNLERKISRFHNVYCTYIASSCVSIISLPASHLPFPSSPAGEASSPSLVFLSSLQPHLQNLPQARILCHLSCVRTLSLQWVCSLCSSIFKEGRCTRHSPPCPSHTGVRQASAWVLVEDGTGEALVLCKNQHVGAMLGLSLLEWEALQNCVQSRGRVTIQHGEATGTGCVEEPEDLIACYLRNLCRSPLICRPILLDFSLNRKPSKILQPVPLQLRNFRCGEVEFVSQVGPRPSLLCLNVEEVEQGTLSYLNSERIRRTSSHCQVVATA
- the CTC1 gene encoding CST complex subunit CTC1 isoform X5, with the translated sequence MAQPSAAEQRWLQAARDFARRALPACEGPDGPEPPPLEAVLRCLRSASGGDLPLGYSFISISDLQRQQCMPCCSHLTWSTNEFKEWAHQGQGFLPMQSPLPRTYLILVGYLTDGRQEGNAKLVDGCLYVKDNTGIIPCELLHFELEWLESLFLFPSWSYIPQTDRSAAGYVEILADPVPVNLPKEVCDSIPVTYLASPEPLLTSRIACKKRSKLALAGELVRLGPLLCIHHKTFFFLFLKCFTSAVWVPVLVQKPNQLAWHHILQLGHRYTITSLSMSSLKKSGQRMFVTSVSSCLLPYCAEQVREQPLDSAWQGESTQSSSLEAAEQLSGSLELGVEEERPRSTKESKIISYVGTVTKILNGQAGLFLLDNKVCLCLAYQQLLNFARGLRPGACVELIDVHLLQKPLASFPFIVLGACLSSTVVLKSFSRLSTPYQPPTSSGNLYLQLLFRYNLGMPLYLWLVSLLETFEERFSCFFGRHRLLLSSTHRNPGAAEKFLVPLLQAVVPDRVEARDIYNEILEKIHHCPLQKYLSLNPPCQAPSLSVVCRVAEEKSWEGFSPSQLLSPLEAQHMGTQELNRRLAWSYCTLSAGSFQPRLILLGVLRVSSRSSSLQLQDKSSALPCVISHKDGSPFACTALIGSLLQVENYQLVVERFLQTDFPSWEHLANLEHVREKKPSVYVQFCFEDVQVLHAAEGQIQKALRSGNSSSLRRKADGSLTSELDTPKAKMLKLEDPKPDTHRDENCQGDQRSAGRTSCVSRLFVVTQKEGLMLRNYQLHREEDGEGWELQCSFQSTVLWLGRPQLWSHARETGNLPELEETGCDGEEDLTRQEVLLLFMGKSLRWFPFLHLDGLYRFIVPCCSDLEVFDKLCFPPVPAKFLSRSSCPLCLPVQDTWHLQHETWISSLTERQLAARSVLTGMDQRISSIPEILHNSFTGSLVSFSGEIVERTLCASPKNEKPSVTVGLRKQKGSLLAADHSLKLSVSAAPDSSVVMDIYIAATYLQHLWGLLPGAKILFQNLERKISRFHNVYCTYIASSCVSIISLPASHLPFPSRGGAPDTVHHVHHTQA
- the CTC1 gene encoding CST complex subunit CTC1 isoform X1; its protein translation is MAQPSAAEQRWLQAARDFARRALPACEGPDGPEPPPLEAVLRCLRSASGGDLPLGYSFISISDLQRQQCMPCCSHLTWSTNEFKEWAHQGQGFLPMQSPLPRTYLILVGYLTDGRQEGNAKLVDGCLYVKDNTGIIPCELLHFELEWLESLFLFPSWSYIPQTDRSAAGYVEILADPVPVNLPKEVCDSIPVTYLASPEPLLTSRIACKKRSKLALAGELVRLGPLLCIHHKTFFFLFLKCFTSAVWVPVLVQKPNQLAWHHILQLGHRYTITSLSMSSLKKSGQRMFVTSVSSCLLPYCAEQVREQPLDSAWQGESTQSSSLEAAEQLSGSLELGVEEERPRSTKESKIISYVGTVTKILNGQAGLFLLDNKVCLCLAYQQLLNFARGLRPGACVELIDVHLLQKPLASFPFIVLGACLSSTVVLKSFSRLSTPYQPPTSSGNLYLQLLFRYNLGMPLYLWLVSLLETFEERFSCFFGRHRLLLSSTHRNPGAAEKFLVPLLQAVVPDRVEARDIYNEILEKIHHCPLQKYLSLNPPCQAPSLSVVCRVAEEKSWEGFSPSQLLSPLEAQHMGTQELNRRLAWSYCTLSAGSFQPRLILLGVLRVSSRSSSLQLQDKSSALPCVISHKDGSPFACTALIGSLLQVENYQLVVERFLQTDFPSWEHLANLEHVREKKPSVYVQFCFEDVQVLHAAEGQIQKALRSGNSSSLRRKADGSLTSELDTPKAKMLKLEDPKPDTHRDENCQGDQRSAGRTSCVSRLFVVTQKEGLMLRNYQLHREEDGEGWELQCSFQSTVLWLGRPQLWSHARETGNLPELEETGCDGEEDLTRQEVLLLFMGKSLRWFPFLHLDGLYRFIVPCCSDLEVFDKLCFPPVPAKFLSRSSCPLCLPVQDTWHLQHETWISSLTERQLAARSVLTGMDQRISSIPEILHNSFTGSLVSFSGEIVERTLCASPKNEKPSVTVGLRKQKGSLLAADHSLKLSVSAAPDSSVVMDIYIAATYLQHLWGLLPGAKILFQNLERKISRFHNVYCTYIASSCVSIISLPASHLPFPSSPAGEASSPSLVFLSSLQPHLQNLPQARILCHLSCVRTLSLQWVCSLCSSIFKEGRCTRHSPPCPSHTGVRQASAWVLVEDGTGEALVLCKNQHVGAMLGLSLLEWEALQNCVQSRGRVTIQHGEATGTGCVEEPEDLIACYLRNLCRSPLICRPILLDFSLNRKPSKILQPVPLQLRNFRCGEVEFVSQVGPRPSLLCLNVEEVEQGTLSYLNSERIRRTSSHCQVVATA
- the CTC1 gene encoding CST complex subunit CTC1 isoform X3 — translated: MPCCSHLTWSTNEFKEWAHQGQGFLPMQSPLPRTYLILVGYLTDGRQEGNAKLVDGCLYVKDNTGIIPCELLHFELEWLESLFLFPSWSYIPQTDRSAAGYVEILADPVPVNLPKEVCDSIPVTYLASPEPLLTSRIACKKRSKLALAGELVRLGPLLCIHHKTFFFLFLKCFTSAVWVPVLVQKPNQLAWHHILQLGHRYTITSLSMSSLKKSGQRMFVTSVSSCLLPYCAEQVREQPLDSAWQGESTQSSSLEAAEQLSGSLELGVEEERPRSTKESKIISYVGTVTKILNGQAGLFLLDNKVCLCLAYQQLLNFARGLRPGACVELIDVHLLQKPLASFPFIVLGACLSSTVVLKSFSRLSTPYQPPTSSGNLYLQLLFRYNLGMPLYLWLVSLLETFEERFSCFFGRHRLLLSSTHRNPGAAEKFLVPLLQAVVPDRVEARDIYNEILEKIHHCPLQKYLSLNPPCQAPSLSVVCRVAEEKSWEGFSPSQLLSPLEAQHMGTQELNRRLAWSYCTLSAGSFQPRLILLGVLRVSSRSSSLQLQDKSSALPCVISHKDGSPFACTALIGSLLQVENYQLVVERFLQTDFPSWEHLANLEHVREKKPSVYVQFCFEDVQVLHAAEGQIQKALRSGNSSSLRRKADGSLTSELDTPKAKMLKLEDPKPDTHRDENCQGDQRSAGRTSCVSRLFVVTQKEGLMLRNYQLHREEDGEGWELQCSFQSTVLWLGRPQLWSHARETGNLPELEETGCDGEEDLTRQEVLLLFMGKSLRWFPFLHLDGLYRFIVPCCSDLEVFDKLCFPPVPAKFLSRSSCPLCLPVQDTWHLQHETWISSLTERQLAARSVLTGMDQRISSIPEILHNSFTGSLVSFSGEIVERTLCASPKNEKPSVTVGLRKQKGSLLAADHSLKLSVSAAPDSSVVMDIYIAATYLQHLWGLLPGAKILFQNLERKISRFHNVYCTYIASSCVSIISLPASHLPFPSSPAGEASSPSLVFLSSLQPHLQNLPQARILCHLSCVRTLSLQWVCSLCSSIFKEGRCTRHSPPCPSHTGVRQASAWVLVEDGTGEALVLCKNQHVGAMLGLSLLEWEALQNCVQSRGRVTIQHGEATGTGCVEEPEDLIACYLRNLCRSPLICRPILLDFSLNRKPSKILQPVPLQLRNFRCGEVEFVSQVGPRPSLLCLNVEEVEQGTLSYLNSERIRRTSSHCQVVATA
- the CTC1 gene encoding CST complex subunit CTC1 isoform X4 translates to MAQPSAAEQRWLQAARDFARRALPACEGPDGPEPPPLEAVLRCLRSASGGDLPLGYSFISISDLQRQQCMPCCSHLTWSTNEFKEWAHQGQGFLPMQSPLPRTYLILVGYLTDGRQEGNAKLVDGCLYVKDNTGIIPCELLHFELEWLESLFLFPSWSYIPQTDRSAAGYVEILADPVPVNLPKEVCDSIPVTYLASPEPLLTSRIACKKRSKLALAGELVRLGPLLCIHHKTFFFLFLKCFTSAVWVPVLVQKPNQLAWHHILQLGHRYTITSLSMSSLKKSGQRMFVTSVSSCLLPYCAEQVREQPLDSAWQGESTQSSSLEAAEQLSGSLELGVEEERPRSTKESKIISYVGTVTKILNGQAGLFLLDNKVCLCLAYQQLLNFARGLRPGACVELIDVHLLQKPLASFPFIVLGACLSSTVVLKSFSRLSTPYQPPTSSGNLYLQLLFRYNLGMPLYLWLVSLLETFEERFSCFFGRHRLLLSSTHRNPGAAEKFLVPLLQAVVPDRVEARDIYNEILEKIHHCPLQKYLSLNPPCQAPSLSVVCRVAEEKSWEGFSPSQLLSPLEAQHMGTQELNRRLAWSYCTLSAGSFQPRLILLGVLRVSSRSSSLQLQDKSSALPCVISHKDGSPFACTALIGSLLQVENYQLVVERFLQTDFPSWEHLANLEHVREKKPSVYVQFCFEDVQVLHAAEGQIQKALRSGNSSSLRRKADGSLTSELDTPKAKMLKLEDPKPDTHRDENCQGDQRSAGRTSCVSRLFVVTQKEGLMLRNYQLHREEDGEGWELQCSFQSTVLWLGRPQLWSHARETGNLPELEETGCDGEEDLTRQEVLLLFMGKSLRWFPFLHLDGLYRFIVPCCSDLEVFDKLCFPPVPAKFLSRSSCPLCLPVQDTWHLQHETWISSLTERQLAARSVLTGMDQRISSIPEILHNSFTGSLVSFSGEIVERTLCASPKNEKPSVTVGLRKQKGSLLAADHSLKLSVSAAPDSSVVMDIYIAATYLQHLWGLLPGAKILFQNLERKISRFHNVYCTYIASSCVSIISLPASHLPFPSSPAGEASSPSLVFLSSLQPHLQNLPQARILCHLSCVRTLSLQWVCSLCSSIFKEGAGGGRNG